The Styela clava chromosome 11, kaStyClav1.hap1.2, whole genome shotgun sequence genome includes the window CTTCGTCCATAGTGCCACTGGATACCTAAATATTGAATTCACACAAACCATATTCTCATACAAGATTGGTTATGATTATTATCAATATCCATGAGCAGTGAGTGATAGGCATGCTATCTTTTTTGACCTAATCATTCAATACACAAGTTTGTGTAATGTAAATTCTCTTTCCATTCAGCCGCAATAAATCTGAAGATATAGATTGTAGTACCTCCATaggaaaataattcaataattttactgAGATTCAGTTGACTCTGCTTCGGTAGAGAAGTACAAAAGTTGTAATTTGAAAACTGTATTGTTGTAGGTGAATGCGAAGACATTCAAAGTGGTTGCTCTCGGTACTGGAACAAAATGCATTGGTCCCAGTAAAATGCAAAATGATGGAAGAATATTGCATGATAGTCATGCTGAGGTCATCGCTAGACGCGCTTTCATGAGGTGAgtgctattttttttaaatttaaagtaataaTGGTAGGAGCAGCATAGACAAGCAGTGTATATGTTGTGCATGCTGTCATTTTTGTTCTTCGCTTTCAGATACATGTATAATGAACTCAAGAAAGTGTACAAAGGAGAAGAAAGTACTGTTTTAAATTCGGTCAGCCCAGTGAATGGAACCTGTACTATAAGAATCAATTTACAATATCACTATTATGTGAGTCAAACTCCATGTGGGGACGCATCCATAATACCTATATCTGCATCCAAAGATGACACAATTAATTATAGACCAGTTTCTAAAAGAAAACTCTCATTAGATAAACAGGAAAATTTAACGAAACATGCTCGGGTTGAAAATTCTTCTGATAATAATCTGAATAATGTAAACTGTATGACTGAAAGGTCATACTCTGATGTGTTAAGAACAGGAGGAAAACCTGTGTCTGGAGAACCGGAAGATCCTTTAGAACCTGGATGCGATTACCATATTCTCGGATCATTGAGGAACAAACCTGGCCGAGGCGAAACAACAATTTCAATGTCATGCAGTGACAAGATTGCTAAATGGAATGTCCTCGGTTGTCTTGGGGCATTGATATCACATTATATTGCCAAaccattatattttatttcaattatcatTGGAAAATCTCCATATTCTCTGAAATGCATGAAAAGGGCTGTTTATGACAGAATTTCATCGATAACCGTAGCTTCGCCATATGAAGTTCATCTGCCAAAGCTATTATTTTCTAACAAAGAATTTCCTGGTAAAGCGAAATCAGGTTTGCTGCCATGTGGTAGCTCCATAGCTTGGTGTAATATTCAAAATGACCCACATGAAGCTTCAGCTAATGGCTTCCGCCTGGGTGTTACTCGTAAGAACTTTGGTACCGATAAATCTCAATGTTTAATTAGCAAAAATTCATTGTTCCAATCATTTTTGGAAGTGAAATCTATGTCGGAATTGAAATCATTAATTTTTCCGATTGCTGGAGAAAGTACATATTTAGAATATAAAGCTGCAgcagaaaaatatcagaaaactTGGAAAGATTTGAGGCAACAATCATTTCATAATTGGATTATCCATGACAAGGCACTGGACAAGTTCGGACCATCAACCGACTGTATTATagggttccattatctttgaacccgcgtacatttgaacccgtacatctgaacccgtaatttgaacccaggacaattgcacctgtatactattgcacctatggacatttgcacctacggacatttgaacccatacatttccacccatggattttagcacccgcatatagattgaacccgcggacatttgaacccgtgtacgtttgcacccgcgtacatttgaacccatgtacatttgcacccgcggacatttgaacccgtgtacgtttgcacccgcgtatatttgaacccatgtacatttgcacccgcggacatttgaacccacgaacatttgcacccgcggacatttgaacccatgtatatttgaacccgcgtacatttgaacccacggacatttgaacccgcgtatatttgaaccaacgtatattatatttgaactcgcttaatttgaacccgcgtacatttgaacccacgtacattttcacaaaaaatgtttgccccaacggcaatttccagtcgcaaataattttcatgttacaggcgcaagctcaatattctaaatttcaacactgtttCACTTGTAGTTAGTTTTGGTGTATATGCATTTATCCGCTTCTATgaagcaagcatttttgagtgtcattgtagtccgagggataaacgtctcttaacgatataaacaacattgttctgccaaagtcttttttcttttgctgtttttttacattgacatttgtaaaaTCTTATTTcattcgttagccgcgatctccaaaacagacgatgacctagaaagcggtatttcgttgaaatacctggaaccagggctaatacggaacaaatatctcacagaccaatgaagtcttaaatgagggtcttactaaaactagctttacagtaatatttttagtggtcaactcctataaatttgttctgaaattattgcaccgaaaacgcctactatgatatcccgcccagcatgagatttgggagctctgtggccacttcatgttttcttgctagcatgtttacaaaattgttatatgtatgcatacacgaccacgctttactgttgaaaatgagtgttgtctcaaatcaggttttgacatttttcctaaaatcaatctataaattgaatactattgtctgtatataaataaataaactcacagattcttcgtttctaagaaaatatgaaattaagataatgaaactatgccatttttgtaacaacatgttcatagccaaatgccagttttattgaagtattgtttcattagaatgtcagaacaaaactatacatagaaatcgtaagtcatgtaaatatgttgaatattcgaaagtgaagaagttttaaaatcattatcgtggccaaaaatgttttttgctgtttacactatttagagtgaatcgaacatattcagcatatagggtctgttaaatatgatattgcaatttacaaacgacgtcataggttacggattacatttattttgatatctcaataaagttatcactcacaaatttgtgtcgaatgggcgatcaattttgagatagagtagctatggacgttttacaaaataggaatttatcaattatgatacaatagttaaacaacaaatcaaagtaatgacgataaacgaaattttacgatatcacgatcaaaatcaaaatcaaatagactgcatttgagctattgagtggagatacctcagcttgtcggtttcagttccatatgaaaaaacttAACTGTCAACCTAACGgcaagttgtacatactttgatctttggtgggccgtaactcctacatgagcatttgccgcagtcagtttgtggaccgcaatgtcttttcgtaggccattcagcaaaccccatatatatactcggatgtttgcatcggaacattccttgtaaggcgttgtgaaatccttctacagcgtttgttgttcttggggccgaaggcaccatttcaatctctttggcatagttccacaatcgagggggaaatcttgtttctcttggacgtgaacccacttgaggtccacgaatgtaggtagattcaaaatattgcaaaagttgaTTGCATTCGGGCAAATCTTCAAAGGTGTCGCAAAGCAAGGGGAAGACTTCGGCAACCTCGTTAATGGGAACAAAAGCCAGAGCtgccaaacttctaattttcagattgaaagaagGTAAATATtcaaacttctcttttaatcCGATAGAACCAACTTTTCGAAATAGCTTGTGACAGGGGAAAATAACATTCTTTAAAATCGGCCAGAGGAAAATGTGCATGGAATGCATTGAtagctgctatttcaaaatcaacaatgattttggtggggttagcatttgagaaaatgattttcaacgcttccaacatctgaacgtatgtttcttgtcgcttgtctcgtaataggaaatatacgcatggtggataggatgcgcccactttacagtgaattgtatacaactggaagaaaatatcgggcaccacatcaaatgtaccgtcgccaagatatgggtcactatctagatgtgcaagtagtgatcgatctccaatggccattatccgatgacgatcctccgagccagtgtcatgcaaaatgatatccaaatattcgctcggaatatcaaagcttgcacttgtaggattcgtacgtgaacaatttttctgtcgccttactctgcgtatattggcctccagagtcgacttgcctggcaagcgcattactacatctgttgatctattattcagtacttcacctaaaatatatcttgtcgatgtatttgatggtgttgatgctgcttcttttaatgttgcacggatgatcccaacttcagtcttaatgctgtcgccagaatgactgtgatatcctagttcttttattacattttcaccgattgtaacaacagtcgatttacatcgaaatttcctaaactgacggcagcgccaatgagtagcatctgaaacccgatcatttcgcttacaatattcgtggcctttgtaaatcagtaagtcgtttcctcttgtggtcttggaaaatgtaggcgccatgtttccaacttattttcgcaaagggacttgtatggtggcccatcgttgtcacgcgtaaaattgaaaataaaaataaaaaataaaataaaaaaccgaaaataaaaaaattgttgtaaaaaaacataaaaataattgaaaaaaaaatgaaaaaaaaaattaaaattaaaaaaaaaaaaaaaattaaacaaaaaaaaaaaaaaaaaaaaaatttaaaaaaaaaaaaattaaaaaaaaaattgaataaaaagaaaataaaaaggttgacaacgatggtccgcctcgtggcccatcgttgtcaggcgtttttatttttagaaaatttgcttctgcttgggaccaacgttgtcaggcataatcctacgcgcacaaatgtgttccctgggtttcaaactcactactgattttcttgagcaatattcaatatgaaaatgttctataaattctccatgctacaagttcaacaagaagtaatatatttataataatgataagagaatataaaattgaatacgaaaattcggaaaatttgttgttacgtgtataaggtaatttaattggagaatgctgcttaactactcagttgtctggacactcgcgatgccggtaccgtaccgtcttaccaaataccggtagtcggttatagtcgctttgcgtctgaccgtaccggtagccatacaatcactcatcatctcccattctttcacgagtgattgcatgggtaccggtacggtcagacgataccgtaccggcatcgcacgagtgtctgagcagttaagcagcattttccaattaaattaccttctacacgtaaaaacaaattttcgtatccaattctatattctcttatccttattataaatatattgcttgtggttgaacttgtagcatggagaatttatagaacattttcatgttgaatttattggatattgctcatgaaaatcagtagtgagttagaaacccaggaaacacatttgtgcgtgtaggattaagcctgacaacgttggtcccaagcagcatcaaattttccaaaaataaaaacgcgtgacaacgatgggccacgaggcggaccatcgttgtcaacctttttattttctttctatccaattttttttttcaaattttttttttttttttcaatttttttttttaattttaattttttttttaattttttttgtttgttttatttttcaattttttttttaatttcaattttttttttatttctctttttcaattatttttatgttttttcacaactattttttttattttcgctttttcattttattttttcatttttttttaaattttacacgtgacaacgatgggccgccATAGACTTGTCATCTTCGCAGCTGCAACGTCCTAaagaaacagtttggaattgtctgcgaggggaaaagggcattgatgcgaggaaaaactttgcgcgggatcgaactaacacatcaattaaaatccttgctcgcgctcttcaagagtcgtcgaccgttcaaagcacaaatcatactccccaattttggctcgcattctacagcggaacattttgtccattgagtcttatgatatcgacaattgcgatgacaatgacagacggagtataatataaatatataatataatttaaatatatagaaaatagttgtaataaagCCTTCGAGTATATAAGCGAGAATTCCATGGTGTTTTCGCAACGTATGCATTTGGACAAAAAATCCTAAGTGTACCTTCCAatcctatatactatagtatatagcatggaaggataagggtgtatatgtaaagacgcatatatccgtaaatgcaaatgcccatgggtgtagatgttcatgggtgcaaatgtctgtgggtacaattgtacgcgggtgtaaatgtatgtaggttcaaatgtacgcgggttcaaatgtacgtgggttcaaatgtccgtgggtgcaattgtacatgggttcaaatgtccgcgggtgcaaatgttcgtgggttcaaatgtacatgggttcaaatgtccgcgggtgcaaatgtacatgggttcaaatgtacgcgggtgcaaacgtccacgggttcaaatgtccgcgggtgcaaatgtacatgggttcaaatgcacgcgggtgcaaacgtacacgggttcaaatgtccgcgggttcaatctatatgcgggtgctaaaatccatgggtggaaatgtatgggttcaaatgtccgtaggtgcaaatgtccataggtgcaatagtatacaggtgcaattgtcttgggttcaaattacgggttcagatgtacgggttcaaatgtacgtaggttcaaatgtgctgtcaccgtaTTATAGACTTAATTAAGTGATAACAATAAATCcgaccggtatgttagtcgttgatcCGACATACCGATGTAATTTTGTGCCTTCTCCACACAGGTTTATTGACTATCAGCTTgtttttctctattttaaaaacccagtattttgtttcaaaatttttttccgATCGACTAAAAACGTAATGAATTCGGATAGGCTACATGATTAGTCCATTCACGTATAAAAACGACAGCTGTTATTCGAACACGTTGCGCTCAGAAGTGTGGCACATCGCTCATCACCTCCACTTTGATTACTCCTGCGTGGGTTTGCGGTTTCGAATCCCGTGGAGATAATTATTTGctaggattgctggactcctcgccaccgcaGTTCACGTTCGTGGTTCAAGAaaacgctggtcggttacgttACGGCTTCCATCATCATCAAATCCATgcgtctgaaacaaataactggccactAAATCCTATACCTGCCACGGACTGATGACCGGGAAGaggaccgtggttcgccatatgaataagccatcTTTCCACTCACTCCAggacaaatatgtaaatcctatcttattaATAACTCGATAGGACTCTGTAGTTAGTATATCGGGCTGCAAGGTATTTGATATATAAATGAGTATATTGAAGCAAACGGTCAAGAATAATTTTCGGGACTTCTAAAAAATCCAGGTACTGCCCACAGCGAGCATTTCAGTCTTATTCAGGATGAAGAAATATGGACTAAATTGAGGAGACGTCGTGCGATACATTGATATTTGTGCAAACCACGATTTTTAATTGTAGATAATGCGGCGCGTGactacgtatatatatatatatgatttgtaAATCGATTTTATTGTTCCTGAACTTGTTCGACGAAAATATCAGTAACCAGCCGGCGATGATGTGGGCCACGATCGTCTGGCAATACTTACCTTCTACGTAAACAATCttttttattaggcttcccgctgcttgtcagcagggagcCTATTGTATTCCtacgttttattattattatcatttatttattattattatttttttcaaattggtcctacaaacttgaaattcacctcaaatctgcaaaagttctcagctagcaataaaatgcaatttttttttacgcgggaagcctgttaaagctgcacgcagctctagttattatttattttatacaattttattacaaaaatcaaagaacaattttttttttcatcggtAATGCTTTATTTATCAGTTGGGACCATGCAACACACACACGCCCCGCAACTAAAGAGttgttttatttgtcacttCAGTAAAATGTATTCAACATTAAGGTTCTACAAAGTATCGAAATGACAGGTGTTGCGAATCATGGATTGCTTGCCCGACATTGGGCCGGTAACCAGCATGTGGCATGTGCCATGACGTTTTACAgtctttgtttttaaattcaacttacTATCCAATCTATTTGGATTGGTAACGTTCGTATATTGCCTGTAACCGAAATTTCGTATTTATCACAAATTAGGAATCagtttatgacgtcattttgtattttacataaaaaatttcCTATATTCCTATATATATCATCGCTTCCTTACATGTATCATGTATAGCAAGTCTTGTTCTTCGGTACTTTTGAGTTCCAGCCAAAGAGGTTTGCAATGACTCTTTGATGTTGTTCGTTGACCTTGGTGCTATGTCATCGTCTAATATTAGGGTCAATTCTCAGCTGGTTATatcttcaatatttatttttatataatgcgTGTAACTCGTTCTGGTGAATATAAGATACAGAAACCATTTCCTGTTTCTTAAAGGATTACTCAAATATTCAACGAAATTGAAATTTAGTTCAAAATCTAATAGTGCGAGAGCTCAATAAGTTTAACGCTATGTAGTATTTGGCTAAAGGTTCAAAACGGgcataattttttcaattggaTTGTTCAAATAAACTGCCGTAGTCAATTCTTAATTGATTGTACGATTTTTTAGCGAAATGAAGAAAGTGAACTACTCCCCTATACAGAATACTGCTAAATGTCACATTTCCATAATTTCACGATGTTGTTCAACAAGTTTACACTTGGGTTAATTACATATATGCTGAAGCGAGTTAAAGCAGACTATATATACATGCTTTGTTTCGGAACTATACCTACTGACCACGCCTTTTTTCATCAACAATGAAGTCATCGATCAAAATTTACACTTCAAACATGGTTAATTTCCGCGTTAATGGTTAACAGTCGTGGATTTTGAATTATCTCACTTATGATACATaatattatgtaattttttgCTTTCTAAAAATGTTCTTTATTTcctcaaaatatttgttaaagtGTTTTGAAGTTTCGTTAACTTTTTGCACTCGCTAACCTGAATGTGCGATTGTTGTAGGTGTCGCTGCATGAAGACCTTTTGAGGTCCCCCACAACTAGAAATGCGACTTTCAGtattcaaaatcaatttgaagCAATTTCAGAAGAAAACGGCTTcattctgtttttaaaaatgaaaaaaaaaattagataacaCGGGGAGATTGCAGAAGCGTTGTCTcgacgatcgttttgcattttttgttgttcttgttattatttgtattcttcttggtatcgttatgacaaaatcgcttttctcttctaTTGCTGGACCATTTGCTTGACCATTTGCCAGTaagtaaagattatatttttcgctagaaggctatttcttttatttcgtCCCAAATTTCGCTGTAATCTTTTATCCCTGGGAACActgggctattactttttttttgctatgacatcatcaaaattattgccattaggtggcgctacgtgcccgtatatttgagcatagctctcttgtattctTTGCATTCACAGCTTTTCCTACttagataagataagtttattccgactccataatcagcataaacgCGATTATATGATTGATAACAATAAAAACTGATTAggaaattaggaaaatatatttaatttactcaaaatgtaaaaaagtttTACAAACATGTCGTTATAATAagtatatcgccggatgagaacagaagggacctaaatcacatttttgcaaaattcacttttttcaatattttggggttttgagccatgctctacaaggtggtggtttTGAAATcatgaatttctcaataatagaaattttagctggacttaggactgtagaagttaagaacagaatgggcctaagtccagctaaaaattttaatattataaacttcagaatttcaagaccaccatcTTGTAGACTcagtagagcatggctcaaaaccccaaaatactgaaaaaagatagtcccaagttccaatatgatggacatgaacatcagaaatgaaatgtccgaaacttacatccctaaaaattttttcagtgcaacttaggcctaagtcaccttgttctaccttgcatcccatacaaaaaaattcagaagttgttgagaacagaatgggccaaagtccATTATGGGGTTAAAAAAgcaggaaggaattgaagctgaagtgccaaaaaatattgattacaaagacattcacatccacattaaaataaccagagctcaggtctttactaagtgtgaatatctagaaattcaaaaataaaaaaattccaaattgttttttgcgtttttctcaaaactcaaaattgtgacttaggcctgttctgttctcatccggcgatatatatatatatatatattgatttatatAAACGATTCATTAAGCGATTATTTAAATTATCTATATTCTATATAATAGcgttataataataataacaacattATTGCACATTGCTTTTAAACACATAGGTCTGCGATGCTCCCCTCGTTATCATTTGCTCTTTTTTAAATCATGACGCAAACGGAATTAACGCACATTTCACTGGCGCTTCCCATTTGGATGAATTTCGCAGGTTAATCTTGGTACATCCGATTATAATTGCAAACGTAAATTTATGTAATAAGTAAATTGGTAGCTGAGTGTTATCTCTGTAAAAAAATTCTCAGCGTTAATAGGCTATATCAGTTAGTCAGTTAGGTATGTTAGTCGTTTGGTTTTTACTAGCTTTATTCATTCTTCAAGttcattattgttatttaatGACAATTTATACTATAGTTCTTTCGAATTGAAAAAAAGTAAACGATAATATTATGTTATGCTGAAAAGAATCAGATttggaaatattcgaatagGAACACTATGAttccaaaatgaaatattcgaaacttaatTCCAcgctcgcgactcctgtcacacaatttaagtgaataaaattagtttccGCTTGTTATttgtaatgtttttttcttATGATACGTTTATATTGTGTTGGCGAATGGATTGATGTTCgagaaacatcaaaattaacGAAAGGggtaaaaaaattagtttgaggGCGCTGTGGAGTCGAGTCCTTGAAGAATCTCAGTCATCAACAATAACTTTGCATTCTGGGTTTTTGCAAGTCGCTCGTTCCTGCGTTCCGTTGTGCATTCTTTCGACCGttgttttttggtatttttttgtaaaaggtTGACAGCTACACACTCAAAATGGTTGTGCGTGGTGCACTCAGTGTCATTAGCGGGCAAGTCAAACGTCACCTAGATTTGTGGCCTTTATTTGCTGCCTATGGATTTGCAACTGGCTTGAGCGCATCCATTATGCTTTATACGTCGCTCAACAAAGCGGATGTTGTTTGGAACAAATGGAACCCAGTTAATTCATATGACCGTATCAACTGGGAAAAACATGAGCAGAAGTTGGCCATGGGTATTCCATCCGAAAAACAATTTTACAAGAAGAATAATGAGATTCTTTCTCTTCGCGATGAAATCTACAGGAGTGGACAATACAAAGTGTAAAATGTTGACTTGTTTATTTCTGACTACAGTGTGTTGATTAGTTGTTAAATTTAGTCGTTTAGTTATTTGAACCATTTTCATTGTGTCttgtttaaaaatcaaattgaatttgaagatatgtgataaaataaattgcaaAATGATATGGTTATATTCTGATATTCTTGTATTACAACTGTACTGACAATGGTCTATCATTTTCATAGCTGGAGTCGAAAAGTTTGTGGGAGCTGTGATATTTCTACATTCAGACATCACCGCATTGGGGCATTCGATTTATGGTTGTGATTGAGTACCGTACGGTATGATGGTTGAGGTTCAGTTTAATATCTTTGTATTTCTGTACTTCAAGTAGtctattaattttgataaaaatatgtcTGTATGTGAACAGTTTTGCTGGTTGAACAGCTGCAGATAACAGGAGTTTATTGGTAACTAGTTGAATAATCCTTATTAATAAGAATCAACTCTAATCAATTTATGAAATATCAGAGTGATTTTGACTGAAATAtctgaataattaaaaaaagtatGTGTGATACACAATTCGGGAATTGGTGCCAAACATCACTGATCTCTGATCTTATTTTTCAATCTAAGATGGTGGATTGTTCGTTCAGAAGCAATGACTTGTT containing:
- the LOC120347765 gene encoding tRNA-specific adenosine deaminase 1-like, whose product is MEIDQTVDDEKMCNLIAEKCLAQYQSLPKKGKPAVGKEWTVLSGIVEEDVNAKTFKVVALGTGTKCIGPSKMQNDGRILHDSHAEVIARRAFMRYMYNELKKVYKGEESTVLNSVSPVNGTCTIRINLQYHYYVSQTPCGDASIIPISASKDDTINYRPVSKRKLSLDKQENLTKHARVENSSDNNLNNVNCMTERSYSDVLRTGGKPVSGEPEDPLEPGCDYHILGSLRNKPGRGETTISMSCSDKIAKWNVLGCLGALISHYIAKPLYFISIIIGKSPYSLKCMKRAVYDRISSITVASPYEVHLPKLLFSNKEFPGKAKSGLLPCGSSIAWCNIQNDPHEASANGFRLGVTRKNFGTDKSQCLISKNSLFQSFLEVKSMSELKSLIFPIAGESTYLEYKAAAEKYQKTWKDLRQQSFHNWIIHDKALDKFGPSTDCIIGFHYL